From Cellulophaga lytica DSM 7489, a single genomic window includes:
- a CDS encoding DJ-1/PfpI family protein, translating into MKKINNIILGILLTLALACTDKKKETVKTEVLNNVETKERFYPELDSTRYNVAFLIMDGTFNTEFTAPFDIFQHTKFRKNIKAMNVFTVANTLKPITTFEGVRILPDYNYIEDELPKIDILVVPSAEHHLDSDLKDTTMLNFVKKVNKDALFITSHCDGAFVLAKAGVLNTVTSTTFPSDIDLYKKTFPNLKVADNVLFVHDKKYITSAGGAKSFEAALYLCEYLYGKEVAKSLAGGLVIDWDVTKVPHLIIP; encoded by the coding sequence ATGAAAAAAATAAATAACATAATTTTAGGCATACTACTAACTTTAGCTTTAGCCTGTACAGACAAGAAAAAAGAAACTGTAAAAACTGAAGTCCTTAATAATGTAGAAACTAAAGAACGTTTTTATCCTGAATTAGATTCTACAAGATATAACGTAGCGTTTTTAATTATGGATGGTACTTTTAATACCGAATTTACTGCTCCTTTTGATATTTTTCAGCATACAAAGTTTAGAAAAAATATTAAAGCGATGAATGTATTTACGGTTGCTAACACACTAAAACCTATAACTACGTTTGAAGGTGTGCGTATTTTACCAGACTACAATTATATTGAAGATGAACTTCCTAAAATAGACATATTGGTTGTACCTAGTGCAGAGCATCATTTAGATTCCGATTTAAAAGATACTACAATGCTAAATTTTGTGAAAAAAGTAAATAAAGATGCGTTATTTATTACATCGCACTGTGATGGTGCATTTGTACTTGCAAAAGCAGGAGTTTTAAACACTGTTACATCTACCACTTTCCCTAGTGATATAGATTTATACAAAAAAACATTTCCTAATTTAAAGGTAGCAGATAACGTATTATTTGTACATGACAAAAAATACATTACCTCTGCAGGAGGCGCTAAGAGTTTTGAGGCGGCTCTCTACTTGTGTGAATATTTATATGGTAAAGAAGTTGCTAAATCTTTAGCTGGTGGCTTAGTTATAGATTGGGACGTAACTAAGGTACCACACCTTATTATTCCTTAA
- a CDS encoding mechanosensitive ion channel family protein: protein MQAEDLDTIGKYIQIATDKAVFFLPRIIGAGLVIWIGFKLVKRVLKMVGVALEKTGISKTLRPFVSSLVGVVLKGAALFIAASIVGADLTGLMAILAAVGFAVGMALQGSLGNFASGILILTLKPYKIDDWIQLEDKFGRVSEIGIFSTDIITPGNKVLIIPNSKITDSVVTNFSEKGMIRLELLVTMPYSESFPKVEKIIIDALLELPNVLKDPIPDIGIQTFDTHSIQLLVRPFVQPDDYWPVTFQANKAIKNAFSKHGIQVAYSEGVEMGAIGD from the coding sequence ATGCAAGCAGAAGATTTAGACACTATTGGAAAATACATACAAATAGCTACAGATAAGGCAGTATTTTTTCTGCCTCGTATTATTGGTGCTGGTTTAGTAATTTGGATAGGCTTTAAACTGGTAAAAAGGGTACTAAAAATGGTTGGCGTTGCCTTAGAAAAAACAGGCATATCTAAAACTCTACGTCCATTTGTTTCATCCTTAGTAGGAGTAGTTTTAAAGGGGGCAGCTTTATTTATAGCAGCATCTATTGTAGGTGCAGATTTAACCGGGTTAATGGCTATTTTAGCAGCTGTTGGCTTTGCTGTTGGTATGGCTTTGCAGGGTAGTTTAGGTAACTTTGCTTCAGGTATTTTAATTTTAACGTTAAAGCCATATAAAATTGATGACTGGATTCAGTTAGAAGATAAATTTGGTAGAGTTTCTGAAATAGGAATCTTTAGTACAGATATTATAACACCAGGTAACAAAGTATTAATAATACCAAACTCTAAAATTACAGACTCTGTTGTTACTAATTTTTCAGAAAAAGGAATGATTAGGTTAGAGTTATTGGTGACAATGCCATACTCAGAGAGTTTTCCTAAGGTAGAAAAAATTATTATAGATGCTTTGTTAGAGCTTCCAAATGTATTAAAAGATCCAATTCCTGATATTGGTATACAAACTTTTGATACACATAGTATACAACTATTAGTTAGGCCTTTTGTTCAGCCAGATGATTATTGGCCAGTTACATTTCAGGCTAATAAAGCCATAAAAAATGCATTTAGCAAACACGGTATACAAGTAGCTTACTCAGAAGGGGTAGAAATGGGTGCTATTGGTGATTAA
- a CDS encoding Lrp/AsnC family transcriptional regulator gives MNNKIDAISWKILSYLQKNARESFANIGRQVGLSAPAVAERVKKMEDLGIITGYNAMVSHTETGYQLKAIITLRAFMGKLKPFLELVGTFDEVINCYRITGNENIIMEVVLRNQFHLEQFIDRLIQYGEARTHIILSDVVSNAPIKKIEG, from the coding sequence TTGAATAATAAGATTGATGCAATTAGCTGGAAAATTCTTAGTTACCTGCAAAAAAATGCAAGAGAATCCTTTGCAAATATTGGTAGGCAAGTGGGCTTATCTGCACCGGCAGTGGCAGAGCGTGTTAAAAAAATGGAAGATTTAGGTATTATTACAGGCTACAATGCAATGGTGTCACATACAGAAACGGGTTACCAATTAAAGGCAATTATTACATTACGTGCTTTTATGGGAAAATTAAAACCTTTTTTAGAGTTAGTTGGTACTTTTGATGAGGTTATAAATTGCTACAGAATTACTGGTAATGAAAATATTATAATGGAAGTAGTTCTTAGAAATCAGTTTCATTTAGAGCAATTTATAGATAGGTTAATACAATATGGTGAGGCCCGTACGCATATAATTTTATCAGATGTAGTCTCTAATGCGCCCATTAAAAAAATAGAAGGCTAA
- a CDS encoding methylmalonyl-CoA mutase family protein has translation MEQQKPYTPKHKIRIVTAAALFDGHDAAINIMRRIIQSTGVEVIHLGHDRSVAEVVDCAIQEDVNAIAITSYQGGHNEYFKYMYDLLQERGATHIKIFGGGGGVILPEEIKELMDHGITKIYAPDDGRKLGLQGMINDLVEKSDFPVPALKLPENTTVSASIKNKDINTIARLISLAENRHEEFVEYFSKVNKSTKNVPVLGITGTGGAGKSSLVDELVRRFLLDFPEKKIGLVSVDPSKRKTGGALLGDRIRMNAINDDRVYMRSLATRQSNLALSKYVEEAVEVLKAAEYDLIVLETSGIGQSDTEIIEHSNVSLYVMTPEFGAATQLEKIDMLDFADLVAINKFDKRGALDAIRDVKKQYMRNHNLWDTPQDDMPIFGTMASQFNDPGMNKLYTRIMETLVEKANAELKSTFKFGNEIEEKVFVIPPARTRYLSEIAENNRGYDATVVTQTKVAQRLYGVYQTILSVSNTAKTETDLLLKNGLDTAAILEGVKEAADKDFLNLLFKEFDRVKMDLDPYNWEIITTWDAKVNKYKQPIYSFKVRDKEIKIATHTESLSHSQIPKVALPKYQAWGDILGWCLQENVPGEFPYASGLYPFKRTGEDPTRMFAGEGGPERTNRRFHYVSLGMPAKRLSTAFDSVTLYGNDPDHRPDIYGKIGNAGVSICCLDDAKKLYSGFDLSHAMTSVSMTINGPAPMLLGFFMNAAIDQNCEKYIKENGLEAQVEAKFKEVYDSKGLERPKYNGDLPEGNDGLGLMLLGLTGDMVLPADVYAKIKANTLAQVRGTVQADILKEDQAQNTCIFSTEFALRLMGDVQEYFIEKQVRNFYSVSISGYHIAEAGANPITQLAFTLANGFTYVEYYLSRGMDINKFGPNLSFFFSNGIDPEYAVIGRVARKIWAKALKLKYGADSRAQMLKYHIQTSGRSLHAQEIDFNDIRTTLQALYAINDNCNSLHTNAYDEAITTPTEESVRRAMAIQLIINKELGLAKNENPIQGAFIIEELTELVEEAVLKEFDRITERGGVLGAMETMYQRSKIQEESLYYETLKHTGEFPIIGVNTFLSSKGSPTVLPAEVIRATEEEKLAQIDTLKSVQGRATNAEKLLEDLQQAAVKNENIFEKLMEVSKVCTLGQITSSLFQVGGQYRRNM, from the coding sequence ATGGAACAACAGAAACCATATACACCAAAACATAAAATTAGAATTGTTACAGCAGCAGCTTTGTTTGATGGACATGATGCGGCAATAAATATAATGCGTCGTATTATACAATCTACAGGCGTAGAAGTAATACATTTAGGTCATGACCGTAGTGTTGCAGAAGTAGTTGATTGTGCCATACAAGAAGATGTAAATGCTATTGCTATAACATCATACCAAGGTGGTCATAACGAGTATTTTAAATATATGTATGATTTGCTTCAAGAACGTGGAGCTACACATATAAAAATATTTGGCGGCGGTGGCGGCGTAATTCTACCAGAAGAAATTAAGGAATTAATGGACCACGGTATTACTAAAATTTATGCGCCAGATGATGGTCGTAAATTAGGGTTACAGGGTATGATTAATGATTTGGTAGAGAAAAGTGATTTTCCTGTGCCTGCATTAAAATTGCCAGAAAACACAACGGTTTCTGCATCTATAAAAAATAAAGATATAAACACCATTGCGCGTTTAATTAGTCTTGCAGAAAACAGACATGAAGAGTTTGTAGAGTACTTTTCTAAGGTTAATAAATCTACCAAAAACGTACCTGTACTAGGTATAACTGGTACTGGTGGTGCTGGTAAATCTAGTTTGGTAGATGAGTTGGTAAGGCGTTTTTTATTAGATTTTCCTGAAAAAAAAATAGGTCTAGTTTCTGTGGATCCGTCTAAAAGAAAAACCGGTGGTGCACTTTTAGGAGACCGTATACGTATGAATGCTATTAATGATGATAGGGTGTATATGCGTTCTTTAGCAACAAGGCAGTCTAACCTTGCGTTGTCTAAATATGTAGAGGAAGCAGTAGAGGTTTTAAAAGCTGCCGAGTACGATTTAATTGTGTTAGAAACATCTGGTATTGGACAGTCTGATACAGAAATTATAGAACATAGTAATGTATCTCTTTATGTAATGACACCAGAATTTGGTGCTGCTACACAGTTAGAAAAGATTGATATGTTAGACTTTGCAGATTTAGTAGCCATTAATAAGTTTGATAAGCGTGGTGCTTTAGATGCAATTAGAGATGTAAAAAAACAATATATGCGTAACCATAATTTATGGGATACGCCACAAGATGATATGCCAATTTTTGGTACAATGGCTAGCCAGTTTAACGATCCTGGGATGAACAAGCTGTACACTAGAATTATGGAAACATTGGTTGAGAAAGCCAATGCAGAATTAAAATCTACTTTTAAATTTGGTAACGAGATAGAGGAAAAGGTATTTGTTATACCACCAGCTCGTACACGATACTTATCAGAAATTGCAGAAAATAATAGAGGTTATGATGCCACTGTGGTAACACAAACTAAAGTTGCACAACGTTTATATGGTGTGTATCAAACTATATTATCAGTTTCTAATACGGCAAAAACTGAAACCGATTTACTACTCAAAAATGGCTTAGATACAGCTGCCATTTTAGAAGGGGTAAAAGAAGCAGCAGATAAAGACTTTTTAAACTTGCTATTTAAGGAGTTTGATAGAGTTAAAATGGATTTAGATCCTTATAACTGGGAAATTATTACAACTTGGGATGCTAAAGTAAATAAATACAAGCAACCTATTTATAGTTTTAAAGTAAGAGATAAAGAAATTAAGATAGCTACGCATACAGAGTCGTTATCTCATTCACAAATACCAAAAGTAGCTTTGCCAAAGTACCAAGCTTGGGGAGATATTTTAGGTTGGTGTTTGCAAGAAAATGTACCAGGAGAATTTCCGTATGCATCAGGTTTGTACCCGTTTAAAAGAACAGGGGAAGACCCAACGCGTATGTTTGCTGGTGAAGGCGGACCAGAACGTACCAACAGACGTTTTCATTATGTTAGTTTAGGTATGCCTGCAAAAAGGCTTTCTACTGCTTTTGATTCGGTTACTTTGTATGGTAACGATCCAGACCACAGACCAGATATTTATGGTAAAATTGGTAACGCTGGTGTTTCAATCTGTTGTTTAGATGATGCCAAGAAATTATATTCTGGGTTCGATTTAAGTCACGCAATGACATCTGTTTCTATGACTATTAATGGTCCGGCGCCTATGTTATTAGGTTTCTTTATGAATGCTGCTATAGATCAAAATTGTGAAAAGTACATTAAAGAAAATGGCTTAGAGGCACAGGTTGAAGCTAAGTTTAAAGAAGTATATGACAGCAAAGGTTTAGAAAGACCTAAATATAATGGAGATTTACCAGAGGGTAATGATGGGTTAGGGTTAATGTTACTTGGCTTAACAGGTGATATGGTTTTACCAGCAGATGTATACGCAAAAATAAAAGCAAATACATTGGCACAAGTGCGTGGTACAGTACAAGCAGATATTTTAAAGGAAGATCAGGCACAAAATACGTGTATATTTTCTACCGAATTTGCATTGCGCTTAATGGGTGATGTGCAGGAATATTTTATAGAAAAACAGGTTAGGAATTTTTATTCGGTTTCTATTTCTGGCTATCATATTGCAGAAGCTGGAGCAAATCCAATAACACAATTGGCTTTTACACTGGCTAATGGCTTTACTTACGTAGAGTATTATTTAAGCAGAGGAATGGACATTAATAAGTTTGGTCCAAACTTATCGTTCTTCTTTTCTAATGGTATAGATCCAGAATATGCAGTAATTGGTAGAGTTGCACGTAAAATATGGGCAAAAGCACTAAAATTAAAGTATGGTGCAGATTCAAGAGCGCAAATGCTTAAGTACCACATACAAACATCTGGACGTAGTTTACACGCACAAGAGATAGATTTTAATGATATTAGAACAACATTACAGGCATTGTACGCTATAAACGATAACTGTAACTCATTGCACACAAACGCGTATGATGAGGCTATTACCACACCAACAGAAGAATCTGTTAGGCGTGCAATGGCAATACAGTTAATAATAAACAAAGAGTTGGGACTTGCTAAAAACGAGAATCCAATACAAGGGGCTTTTATTATAGAAGAGTTAACAGAACTTGTAGAGGAAGCTGTTTTAAAAGAGTTTGATAGGATTACTGAACGTGGTGGAGTTTTAGGTGCAATGGAAACTATGTACCAGCGCTCTAAAATACAAGAAGAGAGTTTGTATTATGAGACATTAAAGCACACAGGAGAGTTCCCAATAATTGGGGTAAATACATTTTTAAGTTCTAAAGGATCGCCAACAGTATTACCAGCAGAAGTTATACGTGCTACAGAAGAAGAAAAACTAGCACAGATTGATACGTTAAAAAGTGTACAAGGTAGAGCAACTAATGCAGAAAAGTTATTAGAAGACTTGCAACAAGCTGCTGTTAAAAATGAAAACATTTTTGAGAAGCTAATGGAGGTTTCTAAAGTGTGTACATTAGGACAAATAACAAGTTCGCTTTTCCAAGTAGGAGGGCAGTACCGTAGAAATATGTAA
- the purU gene encoding formyltetrahydrofolate deformylase, whose protein sequence is MKLTILINCPDQAGIISTVTNFIHTKGGNIVYIDQYVDKESATFFMRLESEFSNALTLNEFKSGFKTLAPTYQMKWEVYKEVTVPKMAIFVSKYDHCLYDLLSRYSSGELAVDIPLIISNHDKAKNIANQFNIPFYHIPVTKATKKEAEEKQLALLSEYNVDFIVLARYMQIVSQTVIDQYPNKIINIHHSFLPAFAGAKPYHAAYKRGVKIIGATSHYVTADLDEGPIIDQDVTTVSHTHSITDLIAKGRDLEKIVLARGVKLHIERKTMVFNNKTIVFI, encoded by the coding sequence ATGAAGCTAACCATACTAATTAATTGCCCAGACCAAGCTGGTATTATAAGCACAGTAACTAATTTTATACATACTAAAGGCGGTAATATTGTGTATATAGACCAATATGTAGATAAAGAAAGTGCTACTTTTTTTATGCGGTTAGAGAGTGAATTTAGTAATGCGCTTACCCTTAATGAGTTTAAAAGTGGTTTTAAAACTTTAGCGCCTACTTACCAAATGAAATGGGAAGTATACAAAGAGGTTACCGTACCTAAAATGGCTATTTTTGTTAGCAAGTATGATCATTGTTTGTATGATTTATTAAGCCGATATAGCTCTGGTGAACTAGCTGTAGACATCCCTTTAATTATTAGCAACCACGATAAAGCCAAAAATATTGCTAACCAGTTTAATATTCCTTTTTACCACATACCAGTAACCAAAGCAACTAAAAAAGAAGCCGAAGAAAAGCAACTTGCTCTTTTGTCAGAATACAATGTAGATTTTATTGTTTTGGCAAGGTATATGCAAATTGTGAGCCAGACTGTAATAGACCAATATCCTAATAAAATAATAAACATACACCACTCTTTTTTACCTGCATTTGCAGGAGCCAAACCATACCACGCAGCCTATAAAAGAGGTGTTAAAATTATTGGTGCAACAAGCCACTATGTAACAGCAGATTTAGACGAAGGACCTATTATAGATCAAGATGTTACCACGGTATCTCATACACACAGCATAACAGATTTAATTGCTAAAGGTAGAGATTTAGAAAAAATTGTACTTGCAAGAGGTGTAAAACTGCATATAGAACGCAAAACAATGGTATTTAATAATAAAACTATTGTTTTTATATAG
- a CDS encoding energy transducer TonB: protein MKFELKTTYLTFFTIFSFVFVLSAQDYQVDGQEITSYKPFEVATDYANFSKCIMPGAGAQNACFTDNLQELFNENLKMPKDSISQNFNGKVYFNFFTDAKGELESTEIYNRPETKFIEEEIDLVLKKLPTLKVVKLKDTAVSTGYVLYAKFNPGKNVKLKVIDIKVSKENLKKEEKKEAGEGNFSFQIVDDVPVFPGCEDLAKSSWRSCFQKKLGKHIVKNFRYPEEAQELGIEGRVNIMFVIDKDGSVKNIKTRGPHPLFELEGRRIFAKLPRMTPGKVKGKPVRVPFSIPLTFRLN from the coding sequence ATGAAATTTGAATTAAAAACAACTTACCTTACTTTTTTTACCATTTTTAGCTTTGTATTTGTGTTAAGTGCCCAAGACTACCAAGTAGATGGTCAGGAAATAACATCTTACAAACCTTTTGAAGTAGCTACCGATTATGCCAACTTTAGCAAATGTATAATGCCTGGTGCAGGAGCACAAAACGCTTGTTTTACAGACAATTTACAAGAGCTTTTTAATGAGAACTTAAAAATGCCCAAAGATTCTATTTCTCAAAACTTTAATGGAAAAGTATATTTTAACTTTTTTACAGATGCTAAAGGAGAGTTAGAGTCTACGGAGATTTATAATAGACCAGAAACTAAATTTATTGAAGAAGAAATAGATTTGGTCTTAAAAAAACTCCCTACACTAAAAGTGGTTAAATTAAAAGATACAGCTGTTAGCACAGGTTATGTGTTGTATGCCAAATTTAACCCAGGAAAAAATGTTAAGTTAAAGGTTATAGATATTAAGGTAAGTAAAGAAAATTTAAAAAAAGAAGAGAAAAAAGAAGCAGGTGAAGGCAATTTTAGCTTTCAAATAGTAGATGATGTACCTGTTTTTCCTGGTTGTGAAGATTTAGCCAAAAGTAGTTGGAGATCTTGTTTTCAAAAAAAATTAGGCAAACACATTGTTAAAAATTTTAGGTACCCAGAAGAAGCTCAAGAATTGGGAATAGAAGGTAGAGTAAACATTATGTTTGTTATAGATAAAGACGGATCTGTAAAAAACATAAAAACCAGAGGCCCACACCCTTTATTTGAATTAGAAGGGCGAAGAATTTTTGCAAAACTTCCTCGTATGACACCAGGGAAAGTAAAAGGAAAACCTGTAAGAGTACCTTTTAGTATACCTTTGACATTTAGACTTAACTAA
- the map gene encoding type I methionyl aminopeptidase — MSITTESELLGMIKVSEVVGTTLKLMKAYAKIGMSTKELDAYGGEILKSYGAKSAPYETYGFPGYACISVNKEAAHGIPSKNKILKEGDLINIDVSAELNGFWSDNGGSFVLGEDIHNHQPLVDASKNILKKAITNIKGGVKIADIGHLIESEAKKSGFKVIKNLAGHGVGRSLHEEPENILNYRVRTNRERFKKNTTVAIETFISTKSTVAVELQDGWTLVGNKGGYVTQHEQTILITDNTPIILTESNGMWN; from the coding sequence ATGTCTATAACAACAGAATCAGAATTACTAGGAATGATAAAAGTTAGTGAAGTTGTTGGTACTACACTAAAATTAATGAAAGCGTATGCTAAAATAGGTATGTCTACCAAAGAGCTAGATGCATATGGAGGAGAAATATTAAAGAGTTATGGAGCTAAGTCTGCTCCTTATGAAACCTATGGTTTTCCTGGTTATGCTTGTATAAGTGTAAATAAAGAAGCTGCTCACGGTATACCATCTAAAAATAAAATACTAAAAGAAGGAGATTTAATAAATATTGATGTTTCTGCTGAGTTAAATGGATTTTGGTCAGACAATGGAGGTTCTTTTGTTCTTGGTGAGGATATTCATAATCATCAACCTCTTGTAGATGCTTCTAAAAACATCTTAAAAAAAGCTATTACCAACATAAAAGGTGGCGTAAAAATAGCAGACATTGGACACTTAATAGAGTCCGAGGCTAAAAAATCTGGTTTTAAGGTAATTAAAAATTTAGCAGGTCACGGAGTTGGCAGAAGTTTGCATGAAGAACCTGAAAATATTTTGAATTACAGAGTTAGAACAAATAGAGAACGATTTAAAAAAAATACTACAGTTGCAATAGAGACTTTTATTTCTACAAAATCTACCGTTGCTGTAGAGTTACAAGATGGCTGGACTTTGGTTGGAAACAAAGGCGGATACGTAACACAGCATGAGCAAACAATATTAATTACAGATAACACACCAATAATTTTAACAGAGTCTAATGGTATGTGGAACTAA
- a CDS encoding thioredoxin fold domain-containing protein, giving the protein MRKTLLIITLFLSFDGFCQSTQDCEKILKKEINLIPNNTDNLKRFIEDFSLLKNCGLDDGDIEVFSSGPVLGTILVELASNKETDSKLTFQKIYDKVLEFKESEAYELTKRTILVSNELAIRPANIDNWQEDKILLQKLQVPSTIIDEFHNYLKEHSNPEKTYKQVFADFQETKKTKESETKPTKKEYNGIFKNAGNVDYKDLLNESIELKKPLLLYFTGYACINARKIEHYVLSDSTITEKLKNEFHFVNLYVDDRTSLPENESIKSKTNGKLLKYVGQKHSELQTEKFKNNSQPYFVIIDKNGNKIKDIGYTTEKKVFEEFLNTEK; this is encoded by the coding sequence ATGAGAAAAACTTTGCTGATAATAACATTATTTCTATCATTCGATGGATTTTGTCAATCTACCCAAGATTGTGAAAAAATTCTAAAAAAAGAAATTAATCTGATTCCAAACAACACAGATAATTTGAAAAGATTTATAGAAGACTTCTCACTACTTAAAAATTGCGGTCTTGACGATGGAGATATCGAAGTTTTTTCAAGTGGCCCAGTTTTAGGAACAATTTTAGTTGAATTAGCATCAAATAAAGAAACTGATTCCAAATTAACCTTTCAAAAAATTTATGATAAAGTATTAGAATTTAAAGAATCAGAAGCTTATGAATTAACAAAAAGGACAATATTGGTTTCAAATGAACTGGCAATAAGACCTGCGAATATAGATAATTGGCAGGAAGACAAAATTCTTTTACAAAAACTGCAAGTCCCATCTACTATTATAGATGAGTTTCATAATTATTTAAAAGAACATTCTAATCCCGAAAAAACATATAAACAAGTTTTTGCAGATTTTCAAGAAACTAAAAAAACAAAAGAGTCAGAAACAAAACCAACCAAAAAAGAATATAACGGAATTTTCAAAAACGCTGGTAATGTAGATTACAAAGACCTTTTAAATGAATCCATAGAATTAAAAAAGCCATTACTGCTATATTTTACAGGCTATGCTTGTATAAACGCCAGAAAAATAGAACATTACGTTCTATCCGACAGTACAATTACAGAAAAATTAAAAAATGAATTCCATTTTGTGAACCTTTATGTTGACGATAGAACAAGTTTACCCGAAAATGAAAGTATAAAATCTAAAACAAATGGAAAATTGTTAAAATATGTTGGGCAAAAACATTCAGAATTACAAACTGAAAAATTTAAGAATAATTCACAACCATACTTTGTGATTATAGATAAAAACGGAAATAAAATAAAGGACATTGGTTATACCACAGAAAAAAAAGTATTTGAAGAATTTTTAAACACAGAAAAATAA
- a CDS encoding serine hydrolase domain-containing protein, with protein sequence MSKKNIFRALLLVSTVVSLFYVPWPIVTAWLKPVPNTIQEQLNQTINYGFDGVILYVDVAGKPPAFYAEGWHNTEQKIAAKPNALFKIASIDKLYTAVAITKLVGINKLDLNKSLAYYFPELNGKIEYADKITVKMMVQHRSGIPNYTNTPNFWNNPTQNAKEALELIKGLPASFKPNTEYEYSNTNYLLLSMLIEKAAGKSKFDYITEVILDPLGVTNTYNSIKDINLDNLMSGYYIGINNDIKTTNYGSMIATAEDVGIFLRALNNGTLFSGTENKIYASIYKYNHTGLIPGYQSIAEYHKNIDAVVVQFTNTTDFSGYNWNLSEISYNRIIKIIEKNNSK encoded by the coding sequence ATGAGCAAAAAAAATATTTTTAGAGCATTACTGCTTGTCTCCACGGTAGTATCTTTATTTTATGTGCCTTGGCCTATAGTAACCGCTTGGCTTAAACCTGTACCAAATACCATACAGGAGCAACTAAACCAGACTATTAATTATGGTTTTGATGGCGTTATACTATACGTAGATGTTGCGGGTAAACCACCTGCTTTTTATGCTGAGGGTTGGCATAATACAGAACAAAAAATTGCTGCTAAGCCAAATGCTTTATTTAAAATTGCTAGCATAGATAAATTGTACACTGCTGTTGCTATTACCAAACTTGTTGGCATAAATAAGCTAGACTTAAATAAAAGCTTAGCATATTATTTTCCTGAGCTTAATGGTAAAATTGAGTATGCAGATAAAATTACTGTAAAAATGATGGTACAACACCGCAGTGGTATTCCTAATTATACCAATACTCCTAATTTTTGGAACAACCCTACACAAAATGCTAAAGAAGCTCTTGAGTTAATAAAAGGTTTACCTGCTAGTTTTAAACCCAATACAGAATATGAGTACAGCAACACCAATTATTTGCTACTTTCTATGCTTATTGAAAAAGCAGCAGGCAAAAGTAAGTTTGACTATATAACGGAGGTTATTTTAGATCCGTTAGGTGTTACAAACACGTATAACTCTATTAAAGATATTAATTTAGATAACTTAATGAGTGGGTATTACATAGGTATAAATAATGATATAAAAACTACCAATTATGGTTCTATGATTGCTACTGCAGAAGATGTTGGTATATTTTTACGTGCTTTAAATAACGGAACCTTATTTAGTGGTACTGAAAATAAAATCTATGCTTCAATCTACAAATACAACCATACTGGTCTTATACCTGGTTACCAAAGTATTGCAGAGTACCATAAAAATATAGACGCTGTTGTTGTGCAGTTTACAAATACAACAGATTTTAGTGGTTACAATTGGAACTTATCTGAAATATCATACAACAGAATTATAAAAATTATTGAAAAAAATAACAGTAAGTAA
- a CDS encoding NUDIX hydrolase, with translation MQILKTHYHPDVKTLENKSVFTRLATRSIAIKGANILLLYTERYEDYSLPGGGLDKDEDYVNGMIRELVEETGSKDITDIKPFGAYEEYRPWHKPDYDIQHMISYCYTCTVNQELGASKMESYEIKNGMSAKWVNIFDAIKHNEKTMATSAKKGMSIERETFLLKRIAAQLI, from the coding sequence ATGCAAATTTTAAAAACGCATTACCACCCAGACGTTAAAACACTAGAAAACAAATCTGTTTTTACTAGACTTGCTACCAGAAGTATTGCCATTAAAGGTGCTAATATTTTACTACTTTACACAGAAAGGTATGAGGATTATAGCTTACCTGGTGGTGGTTTAGATAAGGATGAGGACTACGTAAATGGTATGATACGTGAACTTGTTGAAGAAACTGGATCCAAAGACATTACAGATATTAAACCTTTTGGTGCTTATGAAGAATACAGGCCTTGGCACAAACCAGATTATGATATTCAGCATATGATATCATATTGTTATACTTGTACTGTTAACCAAGAGTTGGGTGCTTCCAAAATGGAATCTTACGAAATAAAAAATGGTATGTCTGCAAAATGGGTTAACATTTTTGATGCTATTAAACACAATGAAAAAACTATGGCTACTAGCGCTAAAAAAGGAATGTCTATAGAACGAGAAACATTTTTACTAAAACGTATTGCTGCGCAACTTATTTAA